The following proteins come from a genomic window of Gemmatimonadaceae bacterium:
- a CDS encoding zinc ribbon domain-containing protein, translating to MSDTSKPSPCPSCGAPASGRFCSSCGGPLGAVACGACHAELTPGAKFCHRCGTPVGTPGSAPVEPEPQPGRTSDALPWAVAAIALLALVAMVAGQRFARSGQSAAPDASIQADTSQPSMGPAPDISQMSPDERASRLFDLIMGAYERGQKDTVQMFAPMGTAAFQMLDSLSLDQRYDMGRIAEVSGNDALAAVEADSILKKNPNHLLGLILAAQAANSRKDSAAERRYLDRLLKAEPGEMAKQRPEYSLHENDIKAALELARKR from the coding sequence ATGTCCGACACTTCCAAGCCGTCTCCCTGCCCCAGCTGCGGCGCGCCGGCGTCCGGCCGGTTCTGCTCCTCATGCGGCGGGCCCCTCGGCGCCGTGGCCTGCGGCGCCTGTCATGCCGAACTCACGCCGGGCGCAAAGTTCTGTCATCGCTGCGGCACTCCCGTGGGCACCCCGGGCAGCGCTCCGGTGGAGCCCGAACCGCAGCCGGGGAGAACGAGCGACGCGCTGCCGTGGGCCGTGGCGGCGATCGCGCTCCTGGCGCTGGTGGCCATGGTGGCCGGACAGCGGTTTGCGCGGTCGGGCCAGAGCGCGGCGCCCGACGCCTCCATCCAGGCCGACACCAGCCAGCCCTCCATGGGTCCGGCGCCGGACATCAGCCAGATGTCGCCCGACGAACGCGCCTCGCGCCTGTTCGACCTCATCATGGGCGCGTACGAGCGGGGACAGAAGGACACGGTGCAGATGTTCGCCCCCATGGGCACCGCCGCGTTCCAGATGCTCGATTCGCTCTCGCTCGATCAGCGGTACGACATGGGCAGAATCGCCGAGGTCTCGGGCAACGACGCCCTCGCGGCCGTCGAAGCCGACTCGATTCTCAAGAAGAACCCGAACCATCTGCTCGGCCTGATCCTCGCGGCCCAAGCCGCCAACTCCCGCAAGGACTCGGCGGCCGAGCGCAGGTATCTTGATCGCCTGCTCAAGGCCGAGCCCGGCGAGATGGCCAAGCAGCGGCCGGAGTATTCGCTCCACGAGAACGACATCAAGGCCGCGCTCGAGCTAGCCAGAAAGCGCTGA
- the glnA gene encoding type I glutamate--ammonia ligase, producing the protein MPVSRSLAPDVSAATAKDILTLTQQLNVRFMRLQFTDILGVNKNVEIPASQFEKALAGDIMFDGSSIEGFVRIEESDMLLAPDLSTFVVFPWSDAESRVCRLICDINRPDGTPFPGDPRGVLKRQLARAASMGFSMKAGMEAEFFMFKRGPDGEATTRTHDVGGYFDLAPVDLGEDARRAIVDTLERMGFEVEAAHHEVAHGQHEIDFRYADAITTADNIATFRFVVKYVAQQFGLFASFMPKPIFGQNGSGMHTHQSLFRGKQNAFWDPKAQWELSETALHYIGGLLKHARGYCAITNPLVNSYKRLVPGYEAPVNVAWSMRNRSPMLRIPERRELGTRVEHRVPDPAANPYLALAAMLGAGLDGIETKADWREPVNENIWEMSHREKRRLRIDDLPHDLNEACDELEKNTVMTEALGEHVTQHFLAAKREEWRAYISQVSRWEIDEYLAKY; encoded by the coding sequence ATGCCCGTTTCCCGGTCTCTCGCGCCCGATGTCTCCGCGGCAACCGCCAAGGACATCCTCACGCTCACCCAACAGCTGAACGTGCGCTTCATGCGCCTTCAGTTCACGGATATCCTGGGCGTGAACAAGAACGTGGAGATCCCGGCCTCGCAGTTCGAGAAGGCGCTGGCCGGCGACATCATGTTCGACGGCTCGTCCATCGAAGGGTTCGTGCGCATCGAGGAGTCGGACATGCTGCTGGCGCCGGACCTGTCGACGTTCGTGGTGTTTCCGTGGAGCGACGCCGAGAGTCGTGTGTGCCGGCTGATCTGCGACATCAATCGCCCCGACGGCACGCCGTTTCCGGGCGATCCGCGCGGCGTGCTCAAGCGGCAGCTGGCCCGCGCGGCGTCGATGGGCTTCTCGATGAAGGCCGGGATGGAAGCGGAATTCTTCATGTTCAAGCGCGGGCCCGACGGCGAAGCCACCACGCGCACGCACGACGTGGGCGGCTATTTCGACCTCGCACCGGTGGACCTGGGCGAGGATGCCCGGCGCGCGATCGTGGACACGCTGGAGCGCATGGGCTTCGAGGTCGAGGCGGCGCACCACGAAGTGGCGCACGGGCAGCACGAGATCGATTTCCGGTACGCCGACGCGATCACGACGGCCGACAACATCGCGACGTTCCGATTCGTGGTGAAGTACGTGGCGCAGCAGTTCGGCCTGTTCGCGTCGTTCATGCCCAAGCCGATCTTCGGACAGAACGGCAGCGGGATGCACACGCACCAGTCGTTGTTTCGCGGCAAGCAGAACGCGTTCTGGGATCCGAAGGCGCAGTGGGAGCTCTCGGAGACGGCGCTCCACTACATCGGCGGGCTGCTCAAGCATGCTCGCGGCTACTGCGCCATCACCAACCCGCTGGTGAATTCATACAAGCGGCTGGTGCCGGGCTACGAGGCTCCGGTGAACGTGGCCTGGTCGATGCGCAATCGCTCGCCCATGCTGCGGATTCCGGAGCGGCGGGAACTGGGCACGCGGGTGGAGCATCGGGTGCCCGATCCGGCGGCGAATCCCTATCTGGCCCTGGCCGCGATGCTCGGCGCCGGACTCGACGGCATCGAGACGAAGGCCGACTGGCGCGAGCCGGTGAACGAGAACATCTGGGAGATGTCGCATCGCGAGAAGCGGCGGCTGCGCATCGACGACCTGCCCCACGATCTCAACGAAGCATGCGACGAGCTGGAGAAGAACACGGTGATGACGGAAGCGCTGGGCGAGCACGTGACACAGCACTTCCTGGCGGCCAAGCGTGAGGAGTGGCGCGCCTACATCTCCCAGGTGAGCCGCTGGGAGATCGACGAATACCTCGCCAAGTACTGA
- a CDS encoding M28 family peptidase, whose translation MSRTSGSRTTFIGVSLALALATGLHPRSLAAQAPPTGAAAAWWHQITVLAADSMRGRRTGTEDYLKAARYVAAQFAAAGLEPGGTDGFFQTAHLATVTLVPERSGIVLERGAAHDTLALGTDATLQINPSSAPSVQGPLVFVGYGLHLPGAYDDVGHVDLHGKVAVYLNRMPTGLSATMFAHGRASRWLELHRLGAVAAIAIADAPVSGREGRGGRGGGGGPRAVMGLADDPSEGGLLINLRAEAAERLFAGSGHTYAELVALSDAHRPLPTVPLEPILHAWDGVERTSVDAPNVAGLLRGTDPVLRHQYLIVSAHLDHLGVGRPVNDDSIYNGAMDNASGVATLIETARAFKDGHVRPRRSIIFLAITGEEEGELGSAYFAMHPTVPVGDIVADLNTDMFLPIIPFKGVFAYGWDESDLGKDLLPVLKARGLENFADPEPEQVRFIRSDQYSFIKRGIPAMAFKVGYTKDSPEMKVVSEWLTNRYHKPSDDLEQPVNFQTAAAFNAMYFDIVRAVANRPTKPAWYPQSVFAQIPRAR comes from the coding sequence ATGTCACGGACTTCGGGATCACGAACAACGTTCATCGGGGTGAGCCTGGCGCTCGCCCTCGCGACGGGACTCCATCCACGGTCGCTCGCCGCGCAGGCCCCGCCTACGGGAGCGGCAGCCGCGTGGTGGCACCAGATCACCGTGCTCGCCGCCGACAGCATGCGCGGCCGCCGCACGGGCACGGAGGACTACCTGAAGGCGGCGCGCTACGTGGCGGCGCAGTTCGCGGCCGCGGGCCTCGAGCCCGGCGGCACCGATGGCTTCTTCCAGACCGCGCACCTCGCCACGGTGACGCTCGTACCGGAACGTTCGGGCATCGTGCTCGAACGCGGGGCCGCGCACGACACGCTGGCGCTCGGCACCGACGCCACGTTGCAGATCAATCCGTCGTCGGCGCCAAGCGTGCAGGGGCCGTTGGTTTTCGTGGGCTATGGACTCCACTTGCCCGGCGCCTACGACGACGTGGGGCATGTGGATCTACACGGCAAGGTGGCGGTGTACCTGAATCGCATGCCCACGGGCCTGAGCGCGACGATGTTCGCGCACGGCCGGGCGTCGCGGTGGCTCGAACTGCACCGGCTGGGCGCGGTGGCGGCCATCGCCATCGCGGACGCGCCGGTGTCCGGACGCGAAGGGCGGGGCGGAAGGGGTGGCGGCGGCGGGCCACGGGCCGTGATGGGCCTGGCGGACGATCCGTCGGAGGGCGGCCTGCTCATCAACCTTCGCGCCGAGGCGGCGGAGCGACTGTTCGCCGGCTCGGGCCATACCTACGCCGAGCTCGTGGCCCTGTCGGACGCGCACCGACCGCTGCCCACCGTTCCGCTCGAGCCGATCCTGCATGCGTGGGACGGCGTCGAGCGCACATCGGTGGATGCGCCGAACGTGGCCGGGCTGCTGCGCGGCACCGACCCGGTGCTCCGGCATCAGTATCTGATCGTCAGCGCGCATCTCGACCATCTGGGCGTCGGGCGCCCGGTGAACGACGACAGCATCTACAACGGCGCGATGGACAATGCGTCGGGCGTGGCGACGCTGATCGAGACGGCACGCGCGTTCAAGGACGGCCATGTGCGGCCGCGCCGGTCGATCATCTTTCTCGCCATCACCGGTGAGGAAGAGGGCGAACTCGGCTCCGCGTATTTCGCCATGCATCCCACGGTTCCGGTGGGGGACATCGTCGCCGATCTGAACACGGATATGTTCCTGCCCATCATCCCGTTCAAGGGAGTGTTCGCCTATGGGTGGGACGAGTCCGATCTGGGCAAGGATCTGCTCCCGGTGCTGAAGGCGCGCGGGCTGGAGAACTTCGCGGACCCGGAGCCCGAACAGGTGCGGTTCATTCGCAGCGACCAGTACAGCTTCATCAAGCGCGGGATCCCGGCGATGGCGTTCAAGGTGGGGTACACGAAGGATTCGCCGGAGATGAAGGTGGTGAGCGAGTGGCTGACCAATCGCTATCACAAGCCGTCGGACGACCTGGAGCAACCGGTGAACTTCCAGACCGCGGCGGCATTCAACGCGATGTACTTCGACATCGTGCGCGCCGTAGCCAACCGGCCCACGAAACCGGCCTGGTATCCGCAGAGCGTGTTCGCGCAGATTCCGCGCGCCAGGTAG
- a CDS encoding glutamine synthetase III, translating to MSRTPLLPRSPYPAPTSSYFGVNTFGARQMRDKLPKAVYEKLLASVRLGQKLDLEIAPTVAQVIKDWAISHGVTHFTHWFQPQTGLTAEKHDAFLTFDDHRQPVESFSGAQLIQSEPDASSFPSGGLRATWEARGYTAWNPASPVFIVESGGVRTLCVPSVFIGYNGEALDEMTPLLRSSDVLSEKAMELLSLLGDKGVQRVYTTLGPEQEYFLIDRGFFSLRPDLVMAGRTLLGAPPSRGQQLEDHYFAGIPERIQACIAEVEHELYKLGVPIVTRHNEVAPSQFEMAPMFEETDIAVDHNQLVMATLRKVALRHGLHALLHEKPFAGINGSGKHCNWSMSITSDRPELDGFNLLKPGDTPHQNVRFLLFLAAVLQAVHRHAGVLRAGIASSGNEHRLGANEAPPAIISVFMGRTLTQVIESIASGKTMGSAEQAMITLGVAKLPDIAKDNTDRNRTSPFAFTGNKFEFRAVGSSASIAFPVCLLNAAVAESIAELSQALRAELKKTKKVDDAVLKVVSPVFRATKNIRFEGNNYSDEWVTEAERRGLLNLRRTPEALAQLTTRKSRDLLTGLGIFTKQELDSRFHVRLERYVKDMLIEAHTMREMVDTMVLPAGLAYSGMLASAAANAKASGVSAAPQIHAAGEVSKILTTVQQKRAALAKAIDKAESMHDALEDQARFLTGTCADAMQALREACDALELAVGDQQWPLPKYREMLFPV from the coding sequence GTGAGCCGCACACCCCTGCTTCCCCGGTCGCCTTACCCCGCGCCCACGTCGTCGTACTTCGGCGTCAACACGTTCGGCGCCCGGCAGATGCGCGACAAGCTGCCCAAGGCCGTCTACGAGAAGCTCCTCGCGTCGGTCCGCCTGGGCCAGAAACTCGATCTCGAGATCGCGCCCACCGTGGCGCAGGTCATCAAGGATTGGGCGATCTCGCATGGCGTGACGCACTTCACGCACTGGTTCCAGCCGCAGACCGGCCTCACCGCCGAGAAGCACGACGCGTTCCTCACGTTCGATGACCACCGCCAGCCGGTGGAATCGTTCAGCGGCGCTCAGCTCATCCAGAGCGAGCCCGACGCCTCGAGCTTCCCCTCCGGCGGACTGCGCGCCACCTGGGAAGCGCGCGGCTACACGGCGTGGAATCCGGCGAGTCCGGTGTTCATCGTCGAGTCGGGCGGCGTGCGCACGCTGTGCGTGCCGTCGGTGTTCATCGGCTACAACGGCGAAGCGTTGGACGAGATGACCCCCCTGCTCCGCAGCTCCGATGTCCTGTCCGAGAAGGCGATGGAGTTGCTCTCGCTGCTTGGCGACAAGGGCGTGCAGCGCGTGTACACCACCCTCGGACCCGAGCAGGAGTACTTCCTCATCGACCGCGGGTTCTTCTCGCTCCGCCCCGATCTCGTGATGGCCGGCCGCACGCTCCTCGGCGCCCCGCCCTCGCGCGGGCAGCAGCTCGAGGACCACTACTTTGCCGGCATCCCCGAGCGCATCCAGGCCTGCATCGCCGAGGTCGAGCACGAACTGTACAAGCTCGGCGTGCCCATCGTCACGCGGCACAACGAGGTGGCGCCGTCGCAGTTCGAGATGGCGCCGATGTTCGAGGAGACCGACATCGCCGTGGACCACAACCAGCTGGTGATGGCCACGCTGCGCAAGGTCGCGCTCCGCCACGGGCTGCACGCCCTGCTGCACGAGAAGCCGTTCGCCGGCATCAACGGCTCGGGCAAGCACTGCAACTGGTCCATGTCCATCACGTCCGATCGCCCGGAACTGGACGGCTTCAACCTGCTCAAGCCCGGCGACACGCCGCACCAGAACGTGCGGTTCCTGCTCTTCCTCGCCGCGGTCCTCCAGGCGGTGCATCGCCATGCGGGCGTGCTCCGCGCCGGCATCGCGTCCTCGGGCAACGAACATCGCCTCGGCGCCAACGAGGCGCCTCCGGCGATCATCAGCGTGTTCATGGGCCGTACGCTCACGCAGGTCATCGAGAGCATCGCCAGCGGCAAGACCATGGGCAGCGCCGAACAGGCGATGATCACGCTGGGCGTGGCCAAGCTGCCCGACATCGCCAAAGACAACACCGACCGCAATCGGACGTCGCCGTTCGCGTTCACCGGCAACAAGTTCGAATTCCGCGCCGTCGGGTCGTCGGCCTCGATCGCATTCCCGGTCTGCCTGCTCAATGCGGCGGTCGCCGAGTCGATCGCCGAACTCTCGCAGGCGCTCCGCGCCGAACTCAAGAAGACCAAGAAGGTGGACGACGCGGTGCTCAAGGTGGTGAGCCCGGTGTTCCGCGCCACCAAGAACATCCGGTTCGAAGGCAACAACTACTCGGATGAATGGGTGACGGAGGCCGAACGTCGCGGACTGCTCAACCTGCGCCGCACGCCCGAGGCGTTGGCGCAGCTCACCACGCGCAAGTCGCGCGATCTGCTCACCGGCCTCGGCATCTTCACCAAGCAGGAACTCGATTCGCGCTTCCACGTGCGGCTCGAGCGTTACGTGAAGGACATGCTCATCGAGGCGCACACGATGCGCGAGATGGTGGACACGATGGTCCTTCCGGCGGGCCTCGCCTACTCGGGAATGCTGGCCAGCGCCGCTGCCAACGCCAAGGCCAGCGGCGTGTCCGCCGCGCCGCAGATCCACGCCGCCGGTGAGGTGTCCAAGATCCTCACCACGGTGCAACAGAAGCGGGCGGCGCTGGCCAAGGCTATCGACAAGGCGGAGTCGATGCACGACGCGCTCGAGGACCAGGCCAGGTTCCTCACCGGCACCTGCGCCGATGCCATGCAGGCGCTGCGCGAGGCGTGCGACGCGCTGGAACTGGCGGTGGGAGACCAGCAGTGGCCGCTGCCCAAGTACCGGGAGATGCTCTTTCCCGTGTGA
- a CDS encoding Lrp/AsnC family transcriptional regulator yields the protein MDALDHKALSRLQEFGRDSWKNLGELLGITAQAAADRVHRLESQGVIQGYAALIDPDAVGLHLVAFVAVSLERPRYREAFLERVISLSEVQECQHVSGDDDFLLKIRCRGTSDLERLLNDEIKAIAGVAHTRTTIVLRTIKETVTLPLVTGPVQG from the coding sequence ATGGATGCACTCGATCACAAAGCACTATCGCGCCTGCAGGAGTTCGGCCGAGACAGCTGGAAGAACCTCGGAGAGCTCCTTGGCATAACCGCGCAGGCCGCCGCCGACCGGGTTCATCGCCTGGAATCGCAGGGCGTGATCCAGGGCTACGCCGCGCTCATCGACCCCGACGCCGTTGGCCTCCACCTGGTCGCATTCGTCGCCGTATCGCTCGAGCGGCCGCGCTACCGCGAGGCGTTTCTGGAGCGGGTGATCTCGCTCTCTGAGGTCCAGGAGTGCCAGCACGTTTCAGGCGACGACGACTTCCTGCTCAAAATTCGCTGCCGGGGCACGTCCGACCTGGAACGCCTGCTCAACGACGAGATCAAGGCCATTGCCGGCGTGGCGCACACCCGGACCACGATCGTGCTGCGCACCATCAAGGAAACGGTGACCCTCCCCCTGGTGACGGGGCCGGTCCAGGGATGA
- a CDS encoding MFS transporter — MSPSAPPLPPQPDPTAPSRDAYASLRFPNFRWFVVSTFAMTVATQIQGIVVGWQIYTITHDPLSLGLIGLAEALPFLSVSLPAGHTADRLNRRTITLVALAAMVLCSISFLIFSVNPRVLATPGVWPFFAVIFVSGIARAFYNPARAALLAEIVPRAAYANASAWRSSAWQTAAVVGPAIGGLLYGFSSATVAYGADTTLMVISVAAFAAIRYTPQPAGAVREPLVQSLRAGIHFVFHQPAILGALTLDLFSVLLGGAEALLPVFASDILHVGPEGLGILRAAPAVGAVVMSIYIAHRRPMERAGRTMLFAVATFAIAIIGFGLSRNVVLSFGLLALSGMADNVSVVVRATLLQIMSPPEMLGRVSAVNAIFIGSSNELGAFESGVTARLLGAVPAVILGGLASLGVVGVVARTVPSLRDLKRLE; from the coding sequence ATGTCCCCCAGCGCCCCTCCGCTCCCACCTCAGCCAGACCCGACGGCGCCGTCCCGCGACGCGTATGCGTCGCTCCGCTTCCCCAACTTCCGATGGTTCGTCGTCAGCACGTTCGCGATGACCGTCGCCACGCAGATCCAGGGCATCGTCGTCGGGTGGCAGATCTATACCATCACCCACGACCCGCTCTCGCTCGGCCTCATCGGGCTCGCCGAGGCCCTGCCCTTTCTCAGCGTCTCGCTGCCCGCCGGCCACACGGCCGACCGGCTCAACCGCCGCACCATCACGCTCGTGGCGCTGGCGGCGATGGTCCTCTGTTCTATCAGTTTTCTCATATTCAGCGTCAACCCCCGCGTCCTCGCCACGCCCGGCGTCTGGCCATTCTTTGCCGTGATCTTCGTGAGCGGCATCGCGCGGGCATTCTACAACCCGGCCCGCGCCGCCCTCCTCGCCGAGATCGTGCCCCGCGCGGCCTACGCCAACGCCTCGGCCTGGCGCAGCTCGGCGTGGCAGACCGCCGCCGTGGTCGGACCCGCCATCGGCGGGCTCCTCTATGGCTTCTCGTCGGCCACCGTCGCGTACGGCGCTGACACCACGCTCATGGTGATCTCGGTGGCGGCCTTCGCCGCCATCCGGTACACCCCGCAGCCCGCCGGCGCCGTGCGCGAGCCCCTTGTCCAGAGCCTGCGCGCCGGCATCCACTTCGTGTTTCATCAGCCCGCCATCCTCGGCGCGCTCACGCTCGACCTCTTCTCGGTGCTGCTCGGCGGCGCCGAGGCGCTACTGCCCGTGTTCGCGTCCGACATCCTCCACGTGGGGCCCGAGGGGCTGGGCATTCTCCGCGCCGCGCCGGCCGTGGGCGCCGTGGTGATGTCCATCTACATCGCGCACCGACGCCCGATGGAGCGCGCCGGCCGCACCATGCTGTTCGCCGTAGCCACCTTCGCCATCGCGATCATCGGCTTCGGGCTGTCGCGGAACGTGGTGCTCTCGTTCGGGCTGCTCGCCCTGAGCGGCATGGCCGACAACGTGAGCGTGGTGGTGCGGGCCACTCTGCTGCAGATCATGTCGCCGCCCGAGATGCTGGGCCGCGTGTCGGCGGTGAACGCCATCTTCATCGGCTCTTCTAATGAACTGGGGGCATTCGAGTCCGGGGTCACTGCCAGGCTGCTGGGTGCGGTTCCGGCGGTGATCCTGGGCGGACTGGCCTCGCTGGGCGTGGTCGGCGTGGTGGCCAGGACGGTCCCATCGCTCCGCGACCTCAAGCGGTTGGAGTAG
- a CDS encoding transporter: protein MKRVGWGLLLCLAAVPLAAQAPRSPHDAQPERPTVATHAGTVAPGWFELETGVERDRVDASAVSLATPTTLKFGLTGDMQLGVVLTTTRPTTSAPTALGDAAMDIKWRLLDDAPLIGDFAVQPGIKLPTGSPARGAGTGTTDFSLLAISSHELGPVSLDINVGYTRRTHGAAAGNAALWTVSTGTSVAGPWAWDAEIFGYPGFSALPAVGFLTGPTYTVHPWFVADAGMIANVSGTQPPALYAGLTWNVGRLW from the coding sequence TTGAAGCGCGTCGGATGGGGATTGTTGCTGTGCCTCGCCGCCGTGCCCCTCGCCGCTCAGGCCCCGCGTTCACCACACGACGCGCAGCCCGAACGGCCCACCGTGGCCACCCACGCCGGCACCGTCGCCCCCGGATGGTTCGAACTCGAAACCGGGGTTGAGCGCGACCGTGTGGACGCGAGCGCCGTCTCGCTGGCCACGCCCACCACACTGAAATTCGGACTCACCGGCGACATGCAGTTGGGCGTCGTGCTCACCACCACCCGCCCCACCACGTCCGCGCCCACTGCGCTCGGCGATGCCGCCATGGACATCAAGTGGCGGCTCCTCGACGACGCGCCGCTGATCGGCGATTTCGCAGTTCAGCCCGGCATCAAGCTGCCCACCGGTTCGCCGGCTCGCGGTGCCGGCACCGGCACCACCGACTTCTCGTTGCTCGCGATCTCGAGCCATGAGCTTGGCCCGGTGTCGCTCGACATCAACGTCGGGTACACACGACGCACGCACGGTGCCGCGGCCGGCAACGCCGCGCTCTGGACCGTGTCCACCGGCACGTCGGTGGCCGGCCCATGGGCCTGGGACGCGGAGATCTTTGGCTATCCGGGATTCTCCGCCCTGCCCGCCGTGGGTTTTCTCACCGGCCCCACCTACACCGTGCACCCCTGGTTCGTGGCCGACGCCGGCATGATCGCCAACGTGTCGGGGACGCAGCCGCCCGCGCTGTACGCGGGGCTCACCTGGAACGTGGGACGCCTGTGGTAG
- a CDS encoding chorismate mutase — protein sequence MRGVPPDPEAAGDELSRLRDRIEALDREIVALVAQRVRLAREVGTVKRAAGLPPRDAAREQAVLERTAELARVEGLPEAEMRRLFTHLIEISRHAQQASD from the coding sequence ATGCGCGGAGTGCCGCCGGACCCCGAAGCCGCTGGTGACGAGTTGTCGCGACTGCGCGACCGCATCGAGGCGCTCGATCGCGAGATCGTAGCCCTCGTGGCGCAACGCGTGCGCCTGGCCCGCGAGGTGGGAACCGTCAAGCGCGCCGCCGGTCTTCCGCCCCGCGACGCGGCGCGCGAACAGGCCGTTCTCGAGCGCACCGCCGAACTCGCGCGCGTCGAGGGGCTGCCGGAGGCCGAGATGCGCCGCCTGTTCACGCACCTCATCGAGATCTCCCGCCACGCGCAACAGGCGTCCGATTGA